Proteins from one Enterobacter bugandensis genomic window:
- a CDS encoding DUF3574 domain-containing protein, with translation MMIKTGLMVAALMLLAGCNAPSQHAAVETCKADNQMQQTTLYFGLNRPAGAQITGSEWQQFVDQDVTPRFRDGLTVFDARGQWLGNDGKVARESSKALMLIHGKDAQSEKNIEALRGIYKSRFAQESVMRVDQPVCVQF, from the coding sequence ATGATGATTAAAACAGGGTTAATGGTGGCAGCATTAATGCTGCTGGCGGGCTGCAACGCACCATCGCAACACGCGGCGGTGGAGACCTGCAAAGCGGATAACCAGATGCAGCAGACCACGCTCTATTTTGGCTTGAATCGCCCGGCAGGGGCGCAGATTACCGGCAGCGAATGGCAGCAGTTTGTTGATCAGGACGTGACGCCGCGTTTTCGCGATGGCTTAACGGTGTTTGATGCGCGCGGGCAGTGGCTGGGGAACGACGGGAAAGTGGCGCGTGAATCCAGCAAAGCGTTAATGCTTATCCACGGTAAAGATGCGCAAAGCGAGAAGAACATCGAAGCATTGCGCGGGATCTATAAGTCTCGTTTCGCGCAGGAATCGGTGATGCGGGTCGACCAGCCGGTGTGCGTACAGTTTTAA
- a CDS encoding NupC/NupG family nucleoside CNT transporter: MFKIVHFLLALVIILALAWLVSFDRRKIRIRYVLQLIVIEIALAFFFLHAESGLFLIKYVSGFFESLLKFASEGTNFVFGGMGEKGLAFIFLGVLCPIIFISALIGILQHWRILPIFIRIIGTLLSKLNGMGKLESFNAVSSLILGQSENFIAYKGVLGDLSSRRLFTMAATAMSTVSLSIVGAYMTMLDAKFVVAALILNMFSTFIILSVINPVRPEAEPDIKLEKLHESQSFFEMLGEYILAGFKVAMIILAMLIGFIALISAVNALFSSVFGMSFQQILGYVFYPLAWLIGIPLSDALNAGSIMATKLVANEFVAMIELQKIAHEMSPRGLGILSVFLVSFANFASIGIVAGAIKGLNEQQGNVVSRFGLRLVYGATLVSLLSASFAGLVL, encoded by the coding sequence ATGTTTAAGATTGTCCATTTCCTGCTGGCGCTGGTGATTATTCTTGCGCTTGCCTGGCTGGTGAGTTTCGACCGCCGAAAAATTCGCATTCGTTATGTTTTACAGCTGATTGTTATTGAAATTGCTCTGGCGTTCTTTTTCCTGCACGCCGAAAGCGGGCTATTCCTGATTAAATACGTTTCCGGCTTCTTTGAGTCACTGCTGAAATTTGCCTCGGAAGGGACGAATTTCGTCTTTGGCGGAATGGGTGAAAAAGGGCTGGCGTTTATTTTCCTCGGCGTGCTGTGTCCGATTATTTTTATTTCCGCACTGATTGGTATTCTCCAGCACTGGCGGATCCTGCCGATTTTTATTCGAATCATCGGGACGCTGCTGTCAAAGCTGAACGGCATGGGCAAGCTGGAATCGTTCAACGCGGTGAGCTCGCTGATCCTCGGCCAGTCGGAAAACTTCATTGCCTATAAAGGCGTGCTGGGGGATCTCTCCTCGCGTCGTCTGTTCACCATGGCGGCCACGGCCATGTCGACGGTCTCCCTGTCGATTGTCGGTGCCTATATGACCATGCTCGACGCCAAATTTGTCGTTGCCGCGCTGATCCTGAATATGTTCAGCACCTTTATTATTCTCTCGGTCATTAACCCGGTACGTCCGGAAGCCGAGCCGGATATCAAGCTGGAAAAACTGCACGAATCCCAGAGCTTCTTTGAAATGCTGGGCGAGTATATTCTGGCCGGTTTTAAGGTGGCGATGATTATTCTGGCGATGCTGATTGGGTTTATCGCCCTCATCAGCGCCGTTAACGCCCTCTTCTCCAGCGTATTCGGCATGAGCTTCCAGCAGATCCTGGGCTATGTGTTTTATCCGCTGGCGTGGCTTATCGGGATTCCGCTCAGCGATGCGTTAAACGCGGGCAGCATTATGGCAACCAAGCTGGTGGCGAATGAATTTGTGGCGATGATTGAGCTGCAAAAAATTGCTCATGAAATGTCACCGCGCGGGCTGGGTATTTTGTCCGTCTTCCTCGTCTCGTTTGCCAACTTCGCCTCCATCGGCATCGTCGCCGGGGCGATTAAGGGGCTGAACGAGCAGCAGGGCAACGTGGTGTCGCGGTTTGGTCTGCGCCTGGTATACGGTGCGACGCTGGTGAGCCTGCTGTCGGCGAGCTTTGCGGGATTAGTGCTGTAA